The following are from one region of the Aspergillus luchuensis IFO 4308 DNA, chromosome 4, nearly complete sequence genome:
- a CDS encoding histone deacetylase hosB (COG:B;~EggNog:ENOG410PG59;~InterPro:IPR023696,IPR023801,IPR000286,IPR037138;~PFAM:PF00850) — protein MDPSKRHEPTSFTAASSPPATEPPLSTDDATASTQRLSYPSLHDMSLPPSSPGLSSAALLSPSDPPARAVATQAQPTPRRIPSSSSLADERRKSSPSLKKRSSTASLRSNRGASTSPRPSLSRHSSSSFGTSPTSASATHPNMAKKAHRTASAEHSFAAAAASIAAESFRKEVAWHQSAKPQSQTLVLVHDACYGHRFSRPRTSRAALNSIVERPERIQASVLGISAAYVRLARRHAGGTFAPHPDLNPQQLPVPPFHIRKTARTLSLSSPAVTHVHGSKWMEDLKTMCDAAESRLALNGKELVRPRSAGKDSAATNAPAFHEGDLYLCSESLSAFEGALGGVSEGVDAVMGPGPTKRAFVCIRPPGHHCSAGYPSGFCWINNVHVGISYAAMTHDLTHAAILDFDLHHGDGSQDIAWQQNHKAVTAPRNAAAHRKTMVGYFSLHDINSYPCEMGEPEKVRNASVCIDKAHGQSIWNVHLEPWKSDKEFWDLYAAKYTVLIDKARAFLRMHTERLANTPNGPPPKAAIFISAGFDASEWEGAGMQRHQVNVPTEFYARFTADVVRMANEEGLGTDGRIISVLEGGYSNRALTSGVLSHLSGLGDAKGSTHDLDERQIDRLASEMTDRLGLSDSAEGRSVTEPMYDSEWWAPGVLEELEALVYSPAAPVKPREKAVPTYLTTTQSFSAKVVNPPRDRRSTGSHSSPEPEAPSPPPPVGWATATHELCKVLVPTGRQTTSCRPEELNAEASRLRRERQTAADAASTSATMTTAAVAAAAAATATAPASTAEDSRMKLRVRKPKPSLPASPPAETVKRTAARGSRRTTIDTAPDTASAVQTPGRVARRKSAGAGSAVSTPEPTGPRPASSAAVRKTSTSQSSTPRLSSSPNTPPVPRVPPAFLSAESEGSPNPDGPQDDLDGLTAGVRKLHIKLKVPSPEENAARERERERRAAEERKRAASKASSKTQTQTQTPKSPRKPAGRALSSASKAGRSAAKPAPVAVQSETEAKDEPSIVTPVTSSPPSVSKVESSATHGWDRSEPEAAASMVMSPPLTPGRPPSALYSPPGMTLARDGLPVMMSSGVIPFAEAVRRDEQEEEQKGGNT, from the coding sequence ATGGACCCCTCCAAGCGCCATGAGCCCACCTCATTCACTGCGGCTTCATCCCCCCCAGCAACCGAGCCCCCGCTGTCTACAGACGACGCGACTGCCTCGACTCAGAGACTAAGCTATCCCTCGCTACACGACATGTCCCTGcctccctcatctcctggACTCTCGTCAGCCGCCTTGTTGTCGCCCTCCGATCCCCCCGCGCGTGCTGTCGCGACCCAGGCGCAACCCACCCCACGTCGCATtcccagctccagctccctGGCCGATGAGCGTCGCAAGTCCTCGCCCAGCCTAAAGAAACGTTCATCCACCGCGTCGCTACGTTCTAACCGTGGAGCGTCCACTTCACCCCGACCCAGCTTATCGCGAcactcctcatcctcgttcGGCACCTCCCCGACGAGCGCGTCCGCCACCCACCCAAACATGGCCAAGAAGGCTCATCGGACAGCTTCGGCGGAGCATTCtttcgcagcagcagcagcatccatcGCAGCAGAGTCCTTTCGCAAAGAAGTGGCCTGGCATCAGTCCGCAAAGCCACAGTCGCAGACACTCGTGCTCGTCCATGATGCGTGTTATGGCCATCGCTTCTCGCGCCCGCGAACCTCCCGCGCGGCGCTAAACTCTATCGTCGAGCGTCCCGAGCGCATCCAGGCCAGCGTGCTGGGCATTTCGGCCGCATATGTTCGACTAGCCCGGCGACATGCAGGAGGCACGTTCGCTCCTCACCCTGATCTCAATCCGCAGCAGCTGCCGGTGCCGCCATTCCATATTCGCAAGACGGCGCGGACACTGTCGCTCAGCTCGCCTGCTGTCACGCACGTGCATGGGTCCAAGTGGATGGAGGACCTAAAGACCATGTGCGATGCAGCCGAATCCCGGCTTGCGTTGAACGGCAAGGAGCTGGTCCGCCCTCGCAGCGCCGGCAAGGACAGCGCCGCCACGAATGCCCCTGCTTTTCACGAAGGAGACCTCTATTTGTGCTCGGAATCCTTGAGCGCGTTCGAAGGCGCCCTGGGAGGTGTCAGTGAAGGCGTGGACGCGGTCATGGGTCCGGGCCCAACCAAGCGAGCGTTTGTCTGCATCCGCCCGCCCGGTCATCATTGTTCTGCAGGTTATCCGTCAGGGTTCTGTTGGATTAACAACGTCCATGTGGGCATATCGTATGCGGCCATGACCCATGACTTGACCCATGCCGCCATCCTCGACTTTGATCTGCATCATGGAGACGGATCACAAGATATCGCCTGGCAGCAGAATCACAAAGCGGTAACCGCGCCACGGAATGCGGCCGCCCATCGAAAGACCATGGTGGGATATTTTAGTCTGCACGACATCAATTCCTATCCGTGTGAAATGGGGGAGCCGGAAAAGGTGCGCAACGCGAGCGTGTGTATTGACAAGGCCCATGGCCAGTCCATCTGGAACGTGCATCTGGAGCCGTGGAAGTCGGACAAAGAATTCTGGGACTTGTATGCTGCCAAGTACACTGTGCTGATCGACAAGGCGCGGGCGTTCCTGCGCATGCATACCGAGCGGCTGGCCAACACGCCCAATGGACCTCCGCCGAAGGCAGCCATCTTTATTTCAGCCGGGTTTGACGCGAGCGAGTGGGAGGGTGCCGGCATGCAGCGCCACCAGGTAAACGTGCCCACCGAGTTTTATGCCAGGTTCACGGCCGACGTGGTGCGGATGGCGAACGAGGAGGGCCTGGGGACGGATGGGCGAATCATCAGTGTCCTCGAGGGCGGCTACAGCAATCGTGCATTGACCAGCGGTGTGCTCAGTCATTTGTCTGGGCTGGGAGATGCAAAGGGCAGCACCCATGATCTGGATGAGCGGCAGATTGATCGTCTCGCATCGGAAATGACAGATCGTCTGGGCCTGTCTGATTCGGCAGAGGGGCGGTCGGTGACTGAACCGATGTACGACAGTGAGTGGTGGGCACCAGGCGTGCTGGAGGAACTGGAGGCGCTGGTTTATTCGCCGGCTGCACCTGTCAAGCCCCGGGAGAAGGCTGTACCGACCTACTTAACCACAACGCAGTCATTTTCTGCCAAAGTAGTCAATCCCCCACGAGACCGCAGGTCGACCGGTTCGCACTCGAGCCCAGAGCCGGAagcaccatctccacccccgccAGTCGGCTGGGCGACTGCCACGCATGAACTATGCAAGGTCCTGGTCCCGACCGGTCGGCAGACGACAAGCTGTCGGCCAGAAGAGCTCAATGCCGAGGCATCGCGCCTGCGACGGGAGCGTCAGACAGCAGCGGATGCAGCCTCCACAAGCGCGACCATGACCACGGCTGCGgtggcagctgcagcagcggcTACAGCTACGGCTCCGGCGTCGACCGCAGAAGACAGCCGGATGAAGCTCCGCGTGCGGAAGCCCAAGCCCTCGCTGCCTGCCTCGCCTCCGGCCGAGACAGTCAAGCGCACTGCAGCTCGTGGCAGTCGGAGAACCACCATCGACACAGCGCCAGACACAGCTTCTGCAGTACAGACACCCGGTCGCGTGGCCCGCAGGAAGAGTGCAGGAGCCGGGTCAGCAGTATCGACGCCAGAGCCGACCGGGCCCAGACCCGCGTCGAGTGCCGCGGTGCGCAAGACCAGTACTTCACAATCCAGCACACCTCGACTATCCTCGAGTCCGAATACGCCTCCTGTGCCGCGAGTGCCGCCGGCTTTTCTTTCAGCAGAAAGCGAAGGGTCGCCGAATCCTGATGGGCCCCAAGATGATCTGGACGGTCTGACAGCCGGGGTTCGCAAGCTGCATATTAAGTTGAAGGTCCCATCGCCAGAAGAGAACGCAGccagggagagagaaagagagagacgaGCAGCGGAAGAGCGGAAGCGCGCGGCCTCCAAGGCCAGTTCAAAGACGCAGACGCAGACGCAGACCCCCAAGTCGCCTCGCAAGCCCGCTGGTCGGGCACTGAGCTCGGCTTCAAAGGCGGGTCGGTCTGCAGCGAAGCCCGCACCAGTGGCAGTTCAATCAGAGACCGAAGCCAAGGACGAGCCATCGATCGTCACGCCTGTAACCTCGTCACCGCCGTCCGTGAGCAAAGTTGAAAGCAGTGCCACCCATGGCTGGGACAGAAGTGAACCCGAGGCTGCAGCTAGCATGGTCATGTCGCCACCATTGACACCAGGCCGTCCGCCATCGGCATTATATTCTCCTCCCGGAATGACACTGGCGCGGGATGGATTGCCGGTCATGATGTCGAGCGGGGTGATACCATTTGCAGAGGCCGTACGGAGGgatgagcaggaggaggagcagaagggAGGTAATACTTAA
- a CDS encoding uncharacterized protein (COG:S;~EggNog:ENOG410Q1GN): protein MCRQYFMVYEWCRCEEDAGQQLCSSRNNENNYCPETSIQLVHMHCFCYGHATHGFKSERKLRKQERKQDRKRFSMLSFTDKSDRSDRSEPSASSETSEQSLPTPRKKRWSLFASLRSRTF, encoded by the coding sequence ATGTGTCGCCAGTACTTTATGGTCTATGAATGGTGCCgatgtgaagaagatgccggCCAACAGCTCTGTTCCTCGCGCAACAATGAGAACAATTACTGTCCCGAAACGTCCATTCAGTTGGTCCACATGCACTGTTTCTGCTACGGACACGCAACCCACGGCTTTAAGTCGGAACGCAAGTTGCGCAAGCAGGAGCGCAAACAGGATCGCAAACGCTTCTCAATGCTGAGCTTTACAGACAAGAGCGACAGGAGCGACAGGAGCGAGCCCAGCGCCTCCAGCGAGACCAGCGAGCAAAGCTTGCCGACTCCACGGAAGAAGCGATGGTCCTTGTTCGCTAGCTTACGGTCGCGGACCTTTTAA
- the TMP1 gene encoding thymidylate synthase (BUSCO:EOG09263RVR;~COG:F;~EggNog:ENOG410PGME;~InterPro:IPR036926,IPR000398,IPR023451,IPR020940;~PFAM:PF00303;~go_function: GO:0004799 - thymidylate synthase activity [Evidence IEA];~go_process: GO:0006231 - dTMP biosynthetic process [Evidence IEA]): MAPSAETLPTQESTPQPTTTTNTPQPIPHDPTHEEHQYLNLIRRILAEGEHRPDRTGTGTRSIFAPPQMRFSLSKPSTTTSEEPYTPILPLLTTKRVFLRAVLAELLWFISGTTSSVPLSDAGIKIWDGNGSREYLDKVGLSHREVGDLGPVYGFQWRHFGAEYVDAKTDYTGQGVDQLAEVVKKLKENPFDRRIIMSAWNPKDMRIMALPPCHMFAQFYVRFPDAKRDERTGVVRDGEWGKGHLDCLLYQRSADMGLGVPFNIASYALLTHLLAHAVDMVPGTLVHTLGDAHVYLDHVEALKEQIEREPVAFPEVRIKRDDRGSGVVDGWKEEEFEVIGYKPHKAIKMKMSV; the protein is encoded by the coding sequence ATGGCCCCCTCAGCCGaaaccctccccacccaggAGTCAACTCCCCAacccactaccaccaccaacactccCCAGCCCATTCCCCACGACCCAACCCACGAAGAACACCAATACCTGAACCTAATCCGCCGCATCCTCGCGGAAGGCGAGCACCGCCCGGACCGCACCGGCACCGGCACACGCTCGATCTTCGCCCCTCCGCAGATgcgcttctctctctccaaaccctccaccaccacctccgaagaACCATACACCCCgatcctccccctcctaaCCACCAAACGCGTCTTCCTGCGCGCCGTCCTCGCCGAACTCCTCTGGTTCATCTCCGGCACGACCTCCTCCGTACCCCTCAGTGACGCCGGGATTAAAATCTGGGACGGCAACGGCTCGCGCGAATACCTCGACAAAGTAGGACTCTCGCACCGGGAAGTCGGCGACCTAGGGCCCGTGTACGGCTTCCAATGGAGACATTTCGGGGCGGAATACGTCGACGCTAAGACAGATTATACCGGTCAGGGCGTGGATCAGTTAGccgaggtggtgaagaaatTGAAGGAGAATCCGTTCGATCGGAGGATTATCATGTCGGCGTGGAATCCGAAGGATATGAGGATTATGGCTCTGCCGCCTTGTCATATGTTTGCGCAGTTTTATGTCAGGTTTCCGGATGCGAAGAGGGATGAGAGGACCGGGGTGGTTAGGGATGGGGAGTGGGGGAAGGGCCATTTGGATTGTTTGTTGTATCAGAGGAGTGCCGATATGGGGCTTGGGGTGCCGTTTAATATTGCTTCTTATGCGTTGTTGACGCATTTGTTGGCCCATGCGGTTGATATGGTTCCCGGGACTCTGGTGCATACCTTGGGTGATGCTCATGTTTATTTGGATCAtgtggaggcgttgaaggagCAGATTGAACGTGAGCCCGTGGCGTTTCCCGAGGTGAGGATTAAGAGGGACGATAGGGGTAgtggggttgttgatgggtggaaggaggaggagtttgaGGTCATTGGGTATAAGCCGCATAAGGCGAttaagatgaagatgagcgTTTAG
- a CDS encoding uncharacterized protein (COG:S;~EggNog:ENOG410PIHF), whose translation MKRTAKGENNIPSDKRIYLHVVGTSETTNKPATDPPRGDFFFDERWKVGRVLDDAARRLQVENVNNRGGGEEEKLRVFHVEGGVFLEFGESVGAKVKSGDTVVLLRGAGVIL comes from the coding sequence ATGAAACGCACCGCCAAGGGAGagaacaacatccccagTGACAAACGGATCTATTTACATGTTGTGGGGACGAGCGAGACGACAAATAAGCCGGCGACGGATCCCCCGCGGGGAGACTTTTTCTTCGATGAGAGGTGgaaggtggggagggtgttggatgaTGCGGCGAGACGGTTGCAGGTGGAGAATGTGAATAATCGGggcggaggggaggaggagaagttgagggtgTTTCATGTTGAGGGGGGAGTGTTTTTGGAGTTTGGGGAGAGTGTGGGTGCGAAGGTGAAGTCTGGGGATACGGTTGTTTTGTTGAGGGGGGCGGGGGTGATTTTATAG